One window of Oncorhynchus masou masou isolate Uvic2021 chromosome 28, UVic_Omas_1.1, whole genome shotgun sequence genomic DNA carries:
- the LOC135517699 gene encoding vesicle-associated membrane protein 8-like, translating into MADYSSQQPASSKLDSVQGQVNEVKVILKDNINKVLERGERLDDLVDKTHDLQATADSFQRTSTRVARKYWWKNAKMMIIIGVIVLIILILIILFATGVIPS; encoded by the exons ATG gctgacTACAGTTCTCAACAGCCAGCCTCCTCTAAGCTGGACTCTGTGCAGGGCCAAGTCAACGAAGTCAAAGTTATACTCAAAGACAACATTAACAAAgttctggagaggggagagaggttagatgACTTGGTTGACAAGACACATGACCTACAAGCAACC GCAGACTCCTTTCAGAGGACATCCACACGGGTAGCCCGGAAGTACTGGTGGAAGAACGCCAAGATGATGATCATCATTGGAGTGATAGTTCTGATCATTCTCATCCTCATCATCCTGTTTGCTACAGGTGTCATCCCCAGTTAA